In a genomic window of uncultured Methanobrevibacter sp.:
- a CDS encoding PolC-type DNA polymerase III translates to MFKIKVIYFDTETTGLNCFSCRVIELAMLVYEDGEIIEEYDHFIDIGEKLDSKITRLTGITDDMLDEEGIYEDVIADDLKKWLTPGTLMVAHNCQFDLSFIYNLLRRHFPGEADGIVKNVDWLDTLTVVKDRKEYPHKLIDAVEYYGIEKVNFHRAIDDTKALYNVTQALKNERNDLEEYLNIFGYNPKYGVNGVKFEFIDYKPQYYTKFMVPENKILPKK, encoded by the coding sequence GTGTTTAAGATAAAAGTAATATATTTTGATACCGAAACTACAGGTTTGAACTGTTTCAGCTGCAGAGTTATTGAACTTGCAATGCTTGTTTATGAAGACGGTGAAATTATTGAAGAATATGACCATTTCATTGACATTGGAGAAAAACTTGATTCTAAAATAACAAGATTGACAGGCATTACCGATGACATGCTGGATGAGGAAGGAATTTATGAAGATGTCATTGCCGATGATTTAAAAAAATGGCTGACTCCTGGAACTTTAATGGTTGCACACAATTGCCAGTTTGATTTGTCTTTCATTTATAATCTGTTAAGAAGGCATTTTCCAGGTGAAGCAGACGGTATTGTTAAAAATGTGGACTGGCTTGATACGCTCACTGTTGTTAAGGACAGAAAGGAGTATCCTCACAAACTGATTGATGCAGTAGAATATTATGGGATTGAAAAGGTCAACTTCCACAGGGCAATAGATGATACCAAGGCATTATACAATGTTACTCAGGCTTTAAAAAATGAACGTAATGATTTGGAAGAATACCTTAACATTTTTGGATACAATCCTAAATATGGGGTTAATGGTGTTAAATTTGAGTTTATCGACTATAAACCCCAATATTATACCAAATTCATGGTTCCGGAAAATAAAATTTTACCTAAAAAATGA
- a CDS encoding methanogenesis marker 8 protein, giving the protein MSEHIIEALGKSQITVKNGKVVDVTEPEVEYCPLFDHHRGIKKLTTDVIAKNIQFRIDDFGMCTANRQLRMKDFLNFGISEIMCTLLDENVIDCVVMVLEGCGTIIVTEGELVQGIGGRVSGLVKTSPIPELIEKIGSENIAHPDTAEIDQVEGIKLAISKGFKNIAVTIALASDAEKIKKLQRENPDINIYVFVVHTSKRTPEEARELFDVCDVATACASKNIREIGEAESIRTVGQSIPIYARTENGKKFLEMRLEKIGGEKPKKDNPDLPSPLI; this is encoded by the coding sequence ATGAGCGAACATATCATTGAAGCATTAGGGAAAAGTCAGATTACAGTGAAAAATGGAAAAGTAGTTGATGTAACAGAACCTGAAGTAGAATACTGTCCTCTTTTTGATCATCATCGCGGAATTAAAAAACTCACAACAGACGTAATAGCTAAAAATATCCAATTTAGAATTGATGATTTTGGAATGTGTACTGCAAATCGCCAGCTGAGAATGAAAGACTTTTTAAATTTTGGAATTTCAGAAATCATGTGCACATTACTTGATGAAAATGTTATTGACTGCGTAGTAATGGTTTTAGAGGGTTGCGGAACAATAATAGTGACCGAAGGAGAACTTGTTCAGGGCATTGGAGGAAGAGTTTCAGGACTTGTTAAAACCTCACCAATACCAGAATTAATAGAAAAAATAGGCTCTGAAAATATTGCCCATCCGGACACCGCAGAAATTGACCAGGTTGAAGGAATCAAACTTGCAATCTCAAAAGGATTCAAAAACATTGCAGTAACAATAGCTCTTGCAAGTGATGCTGAAAAAATAAAAAAATTGCAGAGAGAAAATCCGGACATTAACATCTACGTATTTGTAGTTCACACTTCAAAAAGAACTCCTGAAGAAGCAAGAGAACTATTTGATGTCTGTGATGTTGCAACAGCATGTGCATCCAAAAATATAAGAGAAATAGGAGAGGCCGAAAGCATTAGAACTGTAGGCCAGTCAATACCTATTTATGCAAGAACCGAAAATGGAAAGAAATTTTTAGAAATGAGATTGGAAAAGATTGGTGGGGAAAAACCTAAAAAGGACAATCCCGATTTGCCTTCTCCTCTAATCTAA